Proteins from one Bradyrhizobium roseum genomic window:
- a CDS encoding toll/interleukin-1 receptor domain-containing protein, whose amino-acid sequence MIKFSMGDKALDPRNLKDAVMASVLESIRNQIREKVGNIRDPDTGEFPTIVIRGNSLDDLKIQVEGSPALVALVNARLGLESAGELGATPESQPHVFISYTSEDIDIAQRVAEALQGAGIEVWWDKWCISSGDSLRQKIDEGIGGCTHFLVLLTPRSINKPWVNQEMDAGLIRKLNDQCRFLPVRHELPPSELPPLLSGIASASVATDADVAQLINDIYALTRKPPRGPAPPVVQNSKASQTVYSAAANAIARYFVERSENGLFGDPICEVDELVKEVGLSVEDTEDAIHELSGFLRLSTGHVLVEGALFAEFDRYWKPWNTADDALRLAADILSDPKFPDPCEEIAQLYQWEPRRLNSTAYYLLERSLIVDYQGIGTAPWAVFRIVGNQNMRRFVKSRQ is encoded by the coding sequence GTGATCAAATTTTCAATGGGGGACAAAGCGCTAGATCCCCGCAATCTCAAGGATGCTGTGATGGCATCAGTACTAGAGAGTATCCGCAATCAAATTCGCGAAAAGGTCGGCAACATTCGCGATCCAGACACAGGCGAATTCCCGACTATCGTCATTCGCGGCAACAGTCTTGACGACCTGAAAATCCAAGTCGAGGGCTCGCCAGCCCTTGTTGCGCTAGTCAACGCACGGCTGGGTCTCGAATCAGCGGGCGAACTTGGCGCGACGCCAGAGAGCCAGCCGCACGTCTTCATCAGTTATACATCCGAAGACATCGATATCGCGCAGCGTGTCGCGGAAGCGCTTCAGGGCGCTGGCATCGAAGTGTGGTGGGACAAGTGGTGCATCTCGTCCGGTGATAGCCTGCGGCAGAAAATCGACGAGGGAATTGGAGGCTGCACGCATTTTCTCGTCTTGCTCACACCACGTTCTATCAACAAGCCTTGGGTTAACCAGGAAATGGACGCGGGCCTCATTCGCAAGCTGAATGACCAATGCCGCTTTCTTCCCGTTCGTCACGAACTGCCGCCGTCCGAACTGCCGCCATTGCTTTCGGGTATTGCGTCCGCGTCGGTTGCGACCGATGCCGATGTTGCGCAGTTGATCAATGATATCTACGCACTGACGCGCAAACCGCCGCGAGGGCCCGCGCCCCCAGTCGTGCAAAACAGCAAGGCATCGCAGACCGTATATTCTGCTGCGGCCAACGCTATTGCGCGATACTTCGTGGAAAGATCTGAGAACGGGTTATTCGGCGACCCAATTTGCGAAGTCGATGAACTGGTCAAGGAAGTTGGGCTCAGTGTCGAAGATACCGAAGACGCCATCCACGAGCTCTCCGGTTTTCTCCGGCTTTCGACCGGTCACGTTCTGGTAGAAGGGGCGCTGTTTGCCGAGTTCGATCGCTACTGGAAGCCGTGGAATACGGCCGACGATGCACTTCGGTTGGCGGCGGACATCCTGAGCGACCCCAAGTTTCCCGATCCCTGCGAAGAAATCGCACAGCTGTATCAGTGGGAGCCGCGACGTCTGAACTCGACCGCCTATTATTTGTTGGAGAGGTCTCTCATTGTCGACTATCAGGGCATCGGTACAGCGCCGTGGGCCGTTTTCAGAATTGTCGGCAACCAAAACATGCGCCGTTTCGTGAAGAGCCGTCAGTGA
- a CDS encoding UvrD-helicase domain-containing protein translates to MVAALQVVVIICRAAAGRHFSVSRQYASWSIAQLEEEFERAQDGGDRAVIERVVNELGFRTTAKARSLLQAAQRFLGVSEQPRSEPRGAPKTPPNAKTGPAPKPPPAAKGKPSRKPTAEQQQAIDQFQRGGSVKINAYAGTGKTSTLEFLAHSTSRRGQYIAFNRDIVRDAKEKFPNTVNCSTSHGLAFRATSSAYRSNSEKMTGKVNANQLAEMLNLKRWNVDGRHVLQPRSQGYLILDTLRRYMQSADAELGAHHVPRHGSLLAAPGATMRAVTEFALHGAKHVWGRMRGETDPMPLGHDGYLKLWALSNPAIAADFILLDEAQDTNPVVLDVLRKQPAQMIYVGDKYQQIYEWRGAVNAMEKIETQGETYLTTSFRFGPAIAEWASKLLALLGEKRPLRGNVAVMSRVGSVEPQTILARTNASTISAIIECLDEGKKPHLVGGTDEVMDMLRGVQDLKEGKQSTVPDFFGFDKWKQVVEFAKSGEGDHLLSFVNLVEARGERQLMWALNRTVDEERSDLTISTAHKAKGREWSTVRLMDDFLRSQPGKPNTSPDPAEVRLFYVALTRAKEAVELPSVVLSLIR, encoded by the coding sequence ATGGTAGCAGCGCTTCAAGTTGTTGTGATAATATGTAGGGCTGCTGCAGGGAGGCATTTCTCGGTGTCGCGCCAATATGCGAGTTGGTCGATTGCGCAACTCGAAGAGGAATTTGAACGCGCCCAAGATGGCGGTGACAGAGCGGTAATAGAAAGAGTGGTCAACGAACTCGGCTTCCGCACCACCGCGAAGGCTCGTTCGCTGCTTCAGGCAGCGCAAAGATTCTTGGGCGTTTCCGAGCAGCCGCGCAGCGAACCGCGGGGCGCGCCGAAAACGCCACCGAACGCAAAGACGGGCCCAGCGCCAAAGCCACCTCCCGCTGCGAAGGGCAAGCCATCGCGCAAGCCGACAGCGGAGCAGCAGCAAGCCATTGATCAGTTTCAGCGCGGCGGCTCGGTGAAGATCAACGCCTACGCGGGTACCGGCAAGACCTCGACACTCGAATTCTTGGCGCACAGCACATCCAGGCGCGGTCAATACATCGCGTTCAACCGCGACATTGTCCGCGATGCCAAAGAGAAATTCCCCAACACCGTGAACTGCTCGACCAGCCACGGTCTCGCCTTTAGGGCGACGTCGTCAGCCTACCGAAGCAACTCGGAGAAGATGACCGGGAAGGTCAACGCCAATCAGCTTGCCGAGATGCTGAACCTGAAGCGGTGGAACGTCGACGGCCGGCACGTCCTGCAGCCGAGGTCGCAGGGATATCTCATCCTTGATACGCTCCGCCGCTACATGCAGAGCGCCGACGCCGAACTAGGCGCGCATCACGTTCCCCGGCACGGCTCACTGCTCGCGGCCCCCGGCGCCACGATGCGGGCCGTGACCGAGTTCGCCCTCCACGGCGCAAAGCACGTGTGGGGCCGCATGAGGGGTGAAACCGATCCCATGCCGCTCGGCCACGACGGCTACTTGAAATTGTGGGCCCTCAGCAATCCTGCGATTGCCGCCGATTTTATTCTCCTCGACGAGGCGCAAGACACCAACCCGGTTGTGCTGGACGTGCTCCGGAAGCAACCTGCCCAGATGATCTACGTGGGCGACAAGTACCAGCAAATCTACGAGTGGCGCGGCGCTGTGAACGCGATGGAGAAGATCGAGACCCAGGGGGAGACCTACCTCACCACCTCGTTCCGCTTCGGCCCTGCCATCGCGGAATGGGCCTCGAAGCTTCTGGCTCTTCTCGGCGAAAAGCGTCCGCTCAGGGGGAACGTGGCGGTCATGAGCCGGGTCGGAAGCGTTGAGCCGCAGACCATCCTGGCGCGCACCAATGCCTCCACCATTTCGGCAATCATCGAGTGCCTGGATGAAGGCAAGAAACCCCACCTGGTCGGCGGCACCGATGAGGTGATGGACATGCTGCGCGGCGTACAGGATCTCAAGGAAGGCAAGCAGAGCACTGTCCCAGATTTCTTCGGGTTCGACAAATGGAAGCAGGTTGTTGAATTCGCCAAGAGCGGCGAGGGAGACCACCTGTTGTCATTCGTCAACCTGGTCGAAGCGCGCGGCGAGCGTCAACTGATGTGGGCCCTCAACCGAACCGTTGACGAAGAGCGAAGCGACCTGACCATCTCGACCGCCCACAAAGCAAAGGGTCGCGAATGGAGCACTGTCCGGCTCATGGATGATTTTCTGCGCAGTCAGCCGGGAAAGCCGAACACCAGCCCCGATCCGGCCGAGGTACGGCTTTTCTACGTTGCCCTTACGCGCGCAAAGGAAGCCGTTGAGCTCCCGTCGGTTGTCTTGTCGTTGATCAGATGA